From the genome of Papaver somniferum cultivar HN1 chromosome 2, ASM357369v1, whole genome shotgun sequence, one region includes:
- the LOC113348552 gene encoding arogenate dehydratase/prephenate dehydratase 1, chloroplastic-like: MALKGFPSWVCSVPLPPHNLGKGDFNSKRSGFALDLKTKKLYSVLEGYSTQRAITSVEDENPSVRLKRAVDQVDTKEERKFHKDLNFLPRPLSVTDFSASPSNGSNMRVAYQGVPGAYSEAAALKAYPGCEAVPCDQFEAAFKAVELWLVDKAILPIENSLGGSIHRNYDLLLRHRLHIVGEVQLAVNHCLLGLPGIRKEDLKRVISHPQALAQCEITLSKLGVVRESVDDTAGAAQHVASHQLRDTGAVASARAAEIYGLNILAEGIHDDCDNITRFLILAREPILAKTDRPFKTSIVFTLEEGPGVLFKALAVFALRDINLTKIESRPQKKRPFRVVDDSNNGTAKYFDYLFYIDFEASMAERRSQSALGHLQEFATFLRVLGSYPMDTMS; the protein is encoded by the exons ATGGCTTTGAAGGGTTTTCCTAGTTGGGTTTGTTCTGTTCCTCTTCCTCCTCATAACTTGGGTAAAGGAGATTTCAACTCTAAACGTTCTGGGTTTGCTttggatttgaagacaaagaaactTTACAGTGTTTTGGAAGGTTATTCAACTCAAAGGGCGATAACTTCTGTGGAAGATGAAAATCCATCAGTGAGATTAAAGCGTGCAGTAGATCAAGTGGatactaaagaagaaagaaaatttcATAAAGATTTGAACTTTCTTCCTC GACCTTTATCTGTGACTGATTTTTCTGCTTCTCCTAGTAATGGTTCAAATATGCGCGTGGCATATCAG GGGGTACCAGGAGCATACAGTGAAGCTGCTGCTCTTAAAGCATACCCTGGATGTGAGGCTGTCCCTTGTGATCAGTTTGAAGCGGCATTCAAG GCAGTTGAATTGTGGTTGGTTGATAAAGCAATCCTTCCCATTGAGAATTCCTTAGGTGGAAGCATACATCGTAATTATGATTTACTCCTTCGACATAGACTTCATATTGTTGGTGAAGTACAGTTGGCTGTTAATCATTGCCTTCTGGGACTGCCTGGCATAAGAAAGGAAGACCTGAAACGCGTCATAAGTCATCCACAG GCACTTGCACAATGTGAAATTACACTTAGCAAGTTAGGTGTTGTCAGGGAAAGTGTGGATGATACCGCTGGTGCTGCTCAG CATGTAgcctcacaccaactaagagatACTGGCGCTGTTGCAAGTGCACGAGCTGCAGAAATATATGGTCTCAACATACTTGCGGAAGGTATCCAT GATGACTGTGACAATATTACTCGCTTTTTGATACTTGCGAGAGAACCAATTTTAGCAAAAACTGATAGACCCTTTAAG ACAAGCATTGTGTTTACACTAGAAGAAGGTCCTGGAGTATTGTTTAAAGCCTTAGCAGTGTTCGCTTTGAGAGACATTAATTTGACTAAG ATTGAAAGCCGGCCCCAGAAAAAGAGGCCATTTAGGGTTGTCGATGACTCTAATAATGGGACTGCCAA ATATTTCGATTATCTATTCTATATTGATTTTGAAGCGTCAATGGCAGAACGTCGCTCACAATCTGCTTTGGGGCATCTTCAG GAATTTGCAACATTTCTCCGTGTCCTGGGTAGCTATCCGATGGATACCATGTCCTAA